DNA from Granulicella arctica:
TTCCCGAGCCCGTCGAGGCCAACACCTGCTCGCCCTTCCTCCTGCGCCAGATCGACATCGTCCAGCCACAGGTCATCGTCGCCCTCGGTGCGACAGCCGCCACCTACCTGCTCGGCGTCAAGCAGTCTCTCGCCTCACTACGTGGCCAGTGGCACATCTGCCGCGGCGCAAAGCTCGCCGTCACCTACCACCCAGCCTTCCTGCTACGCGACCCCCGGCAGAAGGGCGAAGCCTGGAAGGACCTCCAGGCAGTCATGAAAGAACTCGGCCTCGAACCACCCAAGCGCCCGGCCTGACCAGCTAAAAATATGTCATCCTGAGCGAAGGCGAAGGACCTGCGGTTGCATCTGCTGTTGCTTGTTCTTCCAACCCTAAAGCTTGTCTGCCTCATCCTCCAGCGGCTTCGCCTTCCACGCCTGATGATTCTCCCGCAGCACCACCGCATGCAGCCGGAGCACTCCCTTCAACTGAGCCTTCATATCTTGTGCCAGATAGGGGGCCAGTGCCTGGTCAAGCAACCCGTGCAGAATCCGCTCCGCCTCCACACAATCCTCAAGGCTGCGCTTCAGGTCGTGCACGCGCAACCGCGTCTCCGCCCGTGTAATGTAAGCATTCGCCGCCGCCAGCGACCCTGGATACGCATCTGCCACGGTCGTCACCGCATTCTCGCCGACTGCGGCTGCTTCCTTCGGCTTGCCCTGCCGTAGCAACACCAGCGCAACGTCGTTGAACGCCACCGCATGTGCCACCATATGTCCGGTTGGGGTGAATCGTCCCGCGATATCCAGTGCCTGCTGGCACACCCCGAGGGCGTTCGCATCCTTCGCCCGCTCCAGCGTCTCGCACTGCTCATGCACCGGCTCAAAGTCCTTCGCCACCAGATCATCCGGCGACGGCGGAGCCTCATGCAGAGAAAAATCCACCTTCGTCGTTACCACCGCCGGAACCGCCTTGCCCGCTCGTATCATCGGCTTGTAGCTCGCCAGCGAATACGCATCCACCGCCGCTTGCCGCAGCTCTTCAGGCCCTGAGAGCGCCTTCACCGCCGTCACTCGCCCTGTCTCCGACACCCGCACCTCCAGCTCCACGGTTCCCTGGATGTGCTTCTGCTTCGCCTCAGCCGGGTACACAATCGTCGGCGGCGTAATCGGCTCGTCGTTGACGACCGGCGTCTGAGCATGGACAAAAGGAAGCGCGATACTGAGAAAAAGAGCGAGCGGCAATCCAGACTTCAAAGTGTTTCCTCCGAACCCCGACAGGATACCGTACCCGCATGAGTGGCGAATGAAGGCAGCGGACGATACCCTGAAGCTGTGCCCCTCTTCTGCGACGTCGCCCTCCCCGTTCCGCTCGACCAGACCTTCACCTACGCGGTGAACGGCGCGGTCCCGACGGTTGGCGCGCGCGTGCTCGTCCCCTTCAGCGGACAGCGGCTCATGGGCGTCGTCCTCCGCGTCCACTCTGACCCGCTTCCCGAGGGCATCGAAGCCAAACCCGTCCAGCAGGTCCTCGACGACGCTCCACTCCTCCCCGACGAGCTTATGCGCCTGGCAACCTGGATCGCCTCGTACTATGTGGCACCACTCGGCGAGGTCCTCCGCGGCATGCTCCCCCTCTCCGCCGAGGTCAAACGCCACCTCGTCTACCGCATCGCCGAGCAGGGCCGCAAGGTCCTCTACGAGGGAGCAGAGAAGGGATCCTCGCGCCGCTCCCGTCTCACCCCCGAGGAGCAGAACCGCGAGTACGCCGTCCTCAACTACCTCGAGTCCGGCGAACCAGCGAAGGCGTCGGCACTCCGCTCCGCCACACAAGCCAACAAAGCCCTCCTCGACGGCATGGTCAAAAAGAAATGGCTCCTCCGCGAGGCCATCGCCGACCAACGCGACGCTCGCCGCCTGGAGCGAATCGCCGTCCTTGTCCCCGAAGCGCGTCTCCCCAAGCTCAACGACAACCAGACCGCCATCCTCGCCGAACTCGCCGCCGTCGGTGGCCGCATGCGCATCAGTGATCTCCGCGCCCTTCAGGTTCCCG
Protein-coding regions in this window:
- a CDS encoding energy transducer TonB encodes the protein MKSGLPLALFLSIALPFVHAQTPVVNDEPITPPTIVYPAEAKQKHIQGTVELEVRVSETGRVTAVKALSGPEELRQAAVDAYSLASYKPMIRAGKAVPAVVTTKVDFSLHEAPPSPDDLVAKDFEPVHEQCETLERAKDANALGVCQQALDIAGRFTPTGHMVAHAVAFNDVALVLLRQGKPKEAAAVGENAVTTVADAYPGSLAAANAYITRAETRLRVHDLKRSLEDCVEAERILHGLLDQALAPYLAQDMKAQLKGVLRLHAVVLRENHQAWKAKPLEDEADKL